A genomic stretch from Croceibacterium aestuarii includes:
- a CDS encoding Crp/Fnr family transcriptional regulator, producing MATRTRSMRARSTYRIDPNLERFLATVRKRFEFSREEFAMLAEKMTTAADFEAGDVMVEEGKRATHSSLLLEGYAARSKYTPNGERQIMEFQIPGDFIDLHSYPLECLDHSITAVSDCTIVQLDHKDISDLIERHSRFARIFWFATMTDASIHREWILNLGSRGGVERVAHLLCEMYCRSEIVGLTDNHSFEFPVTQVQMGEALGFSAVHVGRLLRELHDRKLVTKDRKIVHLHDWPALQELAGFDPEYLYLQPRKG from the coding sequence ATGGCCACTCGAACGCGCTCGATGCGCGCCCGCTCCACCTACCGAATCGATCCCAATCTGGAGCGATTTCTCGCAACGGTGCGCAAGCGCTTCGAGTTTTCCCGCGAAGAGTTCGCCATGCTGGCGGAAAAGATGACCACCGCGGCCGATTTCGAGGCCGGCGACGTCATGGTCGAGGAAGGAAAGCGCGCAACGCATTCCTCGCTCCTGCTGGAGGGTTATGCCGCGCGCTCGAAGTATACTCCCAACGGCGAGCGCCAGATCATGGAATTCCAGATCCCGGGCGACTTCATCGACCTGCATTCCTATCCGCTCGAATGCCTCGACCATTCGATAACCGCGGTCTCGGACTGTACAATCGTCCAGCTCGATCACAAGGATATCTCCGACCTGATCGAGCGGCATTCAAGGTTTGCGCGTATTTTCTGGTTCGCGACGATGACCGACGCCTCGATCCACCGCGAATGGATACTCAACCTCGGTTCGCGCGGAGGGGTGGAACGGGTCGCGCACCTTCTGTGCGAAATGTACTGCCGTTCAGAGATCGTCGGGCTCACCGACAACCATAGTTTCGAATTTCCCGTGACGCAGGTGCAGATGGGCGAGGCACTCGGCTTCTCGGCCGTCCATGTCGGCCGCTTGCTGCGCGAACTCCATGATCGGAAGCTCGTGACCAAGGATCGAAAGATCGTCCACTTGCACGACTGGCCCGCATTGCAAGAGCTTGCCGGGTTCGACCCCGAGTACCTCTATCTGCAGCCGCGCAAGGGGTGA
- a CDS encoding beta-glucosidase, whose product MNVIKSIVAASALVIVATPPAIAQDKPVVMAAETIGTPDERAAAMLAQMTPAEKLTLLKGYFGSAFGGFPGSELEAYGPPAEARRGSAGYVPGIPRLGIPPQWETDAGIGVASQQEAKDKRPRTALPSGLATAATWDPALAYAGGAMIGSEARASGFNVMLAGSVNLMREPRNGRNFEYAGEDPLLAGSMVGALIAGIQSNEIISTVKHYALNDQETARNTGNFELEDGAFRMSDLLAFQIAIERGRPGSVMCSYNLVGGHYACENPWLLTQVLRDDWDWPGYVMTDWGAAHSTVAAARAGLDQESGYGLQRDDWFGADKLQTALDSGQLDMVRIDTMAGRILRSMFAHGLMDNLVEDGSPIPFEANRAVSQADAQAAIVLLKNEGDLLPLTGAKRIAVIGGHADKGVISGGGSSQVYPDGVNAVPGIEPATWPGPVVFNPSAPLQGLRDQLPEATFAYASGEDPAEAAQIAAEADIALVFATQWASESIDVPLALDEGQDALISTVAGANPNTVVVLETAGPVLMPWADQVKGIVEAWFPGRMGGAAIASVLAGTVNPSGHLPATFPRSLEQLPHPDEPHEGTTTYDEGVLVGYKWYDAKGLEPLFPFGYGLSYTSFAYGDLTVRPMGNSIVATVRITNTGKRSGADVAQLYLAGPEWPELRRLGGFAKVTLDPGESTIVGIKVDPRLLSVWDDGSRSGEGPGWFRRDGDYTVSVGHNSRDMADTAYISLPALRLPPQWKP is encoded by the coding sequence ATGAACGTTATCAAGTCTATTGTTGCCGCGAGTGCGCTGGTCATAGTCGCAACGCCTCCAGCTATTGCGCAGGACAAGCCGGTCGTCATGGCCGCCGAGACCATCGGCACGCCCGACGAGCGCGCCGCGGCGATGCTGGCGCAAATGACGCCCGCCGAAAAGTTGACCCTTCTCAAGGGATACTTCGGCAGCGCATTCGGCGGTTTTCCCGGCAGCGAACTCGAAGCCTACGGGCCGCCGGCCGAAGCGCGCCGCGGCTCGGCCGGCTACGTCCCGGGCATCCCGCGTCTCGGCATTCCGCCGCAATGGGAGACCGACGCCGGGATCGGCGTCGCTTCGCAGCAGGAAGCAAAGGACAAGAGGCCGCGTACCGCCCTCCCCTCCGGCCTCGCCACCGCGGCGACCTGGGACCCGGCCCTGGCCTATGCCGGCGGGGCGATGATCGGGTCGGAGGCGCGGGCAAGCGGTTTCAACGTCATGCTCGCCGGCAGTGTCAATCTGATGCGCGAGCCCCGCAACGGACGCAATTTCGAGTACGCCGGAGAAGATCCGCTGCTGGCGGGCTCGATGGTCGGCGCGCTCATCGCGGGCATCCAGTCGAACGAGATCATATCCACCGTCAAGCACTACGCGCTCAACGACCAGGAAACCGCCCGCAACACCGGCAATTTCGAGCTCGAGGACGGCGCCTTCCGGATGAGCGACCTCCTCGCCTTTCAGATAGCCATCGAGCGCGGGCGGCCCGGATCGGTGATGTGCTCGTACAATCTCGTCGGCGGGCACTATGCCTGCGAGAATCCGTGGCTGCTGACCCAGGTCCTGCGCGACGACTGGGACTGGCCGGGCTACGTCATGACAGACTGGGGCGCCGCCCATTCGACCGTGGCCGCAGCCCGTGCGGGCCTCGATCAGGAATCGGGTTACGGCTTGCAGCGCGACGACTGGTTCGGTGCCGACAAGCTGCAGACCGCGCTCGACAGCGGCCAACTCGACATGGTGCGAATCGATACCATGGCGGGTCGCATCCTGCGCTCGATGTTCGCGCACGGCCTGATGGACAATCTGGTCGAGGACGGCAGTCCGATCCCGTTCGAGGCCAACCGCGCGGTCAGCCAGGCCGACGCGCAGGCCGCGATCGTGTTGCTCAAGAACGAAGGGGACTTGCTGCCGCTCACCGGGGCCAAGCGCATCGCGGTGATTGGCGGTCACGCCGACAAGGGAGTCATTTCGGGCGGTGGATCGAGCCAGGTCTACCCCGACGGCGTAAACGCCGTTCCAGGTATCGAACCGGCGACCTGGCCCGGACCGGTGGTGTTCAACCCCTCTGCCCCGCTGCAGGGGCTGCGAGACCAGCTGCCCGAGGCCACCTTCGCATACGCGTCGGGCGAGGACCCGGCCGAAGCGGCGCAGATCGCCGCCGAAGCCGACATCGCTTTGGTCTTTGCCACACAGTGGGCGAGCGAGAGCATCGACGTGCCCCTCGCCCTCGACGAAGGACAGGACGCGCTGATTTCCACCGTCGCCGGCGCCAACCCCAACACCGTCGTGGTGCTCGAAACGGCCGGACCGGTGTTGATGCCCTGGGCCGACCAGGTGAAAGGCATCGTCGAAGCGTGGTTTCCGGGCCGCATGGGCGGCGCGGCGATCGCCAGTGTGCTCGCCGGAACGGTCAACCCCTCGGGCCATCTGCCCGCGACCTTCCCGCGCTCGCTCGAGCAGTTGCCGCACCCGGACGAACCGCACGAGGGCACCACGACCTACGACGAGGGCGTTCTCGTCGGCTACAAATGGTATGACGCCAAGGGTTTGGAGCCGCTGTTTCCGTTCGGCTACGGCCTGTCCTACACCTCTTTCGCCTACGGCGACCTGACCGTGCGGCCGATGGGGAACAGCATCGTGGCCACGGTCAGGATCACCAACACCGGCAAACGAAGCGGGGCCGACGTCGCCCAGCTCTACCTCGCCGGCCCCGAATGGCCCGAGCTGCGCCGCCTGGGGGGCTTCGCCAAGGTCACGCTCGATCCGGGTGAGAGCACGATAGTCGGCATCAAGGTCGACCCGCGACTGCTCTCCGTGTGGGACGACGGCTCCCGGTCGGGAGAGGGTCCCGGATGGTTTCGGCGCGACGGCGATTATACCGTCAGCGTGGGCCATAACTCGCGCGACATGGCCGACACTGCCTATATCAGCCTGCCCGCGCTGCGCTTGCCGCCGCAGTGGAAGCCCTAG
- a CDS encoding enoyl-CoA hydratase/isomerase family protein — protein MNDQVHLHHHGAVGHISLARPKALHALTQGMCEAMSEKLLAWRTDDGIEAVLLDHAEGRGFCAGGDVQLVRRSALEDGGKTGRAFFHAEYRLNHLMFTYPKPIVAFMDGVTMGGGVGISQPAKYRVATENTLFAMPEGAIGLFPDVGAGWYLPRLRGRTGAFLALTGARLDGAECLWAGLATHYLPSEKLAEAKSQIIAAPGDVAAILGELAAPPPDPRIAGNAQRIDRLFASDTLEEIVAALAADGSDWAMKERKAVAAKCPTTSKVALRQFAQGLTQPDFAAEMAAEYRIAARMMMRPDFIEGVRAVLVDKDNDPRWNPREPAGVTAEMLDAIFAPLPPDEEWTPGVQEHDA, from the coding sequence ATGAACGACCAAGTCCATCTCCACCATCACGGCGCGGTCGGCCACATCTCGCTCGCCCGCCCCAAGGCGCTCCATGCGCTGACCCAGGGCATGTGCGAAGCGATGAGCGAGAAACTCCTCGCCTGGCGCACCGACGACGGCATCGAGGCCGTCCTGCTCGACCACGCCGAAGGCCGCGGCTTTTGCGCCGGGGGCGACGTGCAACTGGTCCGCCGCTCGGCGCTGGAGGATGGCGGCAAGACTGGGCGCGCGTTCTTCCACGCCGAATACCGCCTCAACCACCTGATGTTCACTTACCCCAAGCCGATCGTCGCCTTCATGGACGGCGTGACGATGGGTGGGGGCGTCGGCATCAGCCAGCCGGCGAAATACCGGGTCGCGACCGAGAACACGCTCTTCGCCATGCCCGAAGGCGCAATCGGGCTGTTTCCAGACGTCGGCGCGGGCTGGTACCTGCCGCGGCTGCGCGGCCGGACGGGTGCGTTCCTCGCGCTCACCGGCGCTCGGCTGGATGGCGCGGAATGTCTCTGGGCCGGACTCGCGACGCACTATCTGCCGAGCGAAAAACTTGCCGAGGCCAAGTCGCAGATCATTGCCGCGCCTGGCGACGTCGCCGCGATCCTCGGCGAGCTTGCGGCGCCCCCGCCCGACCCGCGCATTGCCGGCAATGCCCAACGCATAGACCGGCTGTTCGCCTCGGACACCCTTGAAGAAATTGTCGCCGCGTTGGCCGCCGACGGTTCGGACTGGGCGATGAAGGAGCGCAAGGCAGTCGCGGCCAAGTGCCCGACGACGTCAAAGGTCGCGCTTCGGCAATTTGCGCAGGGCCTCACCCAACCGGACTTCGCCGCCGAAATGGCCGCCGAATATCGCATCGCCGCGCGCATGATGATGCGCCCCGATTTCATTGAGGGTGTCCGCGCGGTGTTGGTCGACAAGGACAACGACCCTCGCTGGAACCCGCGGGAACCCGCGGGCGTCACCGCCGAGATGCTCGACGCAATCTTCGCCCCGCTTCCGCCGGACGAGGAATGGACTCCGGGCGTGCAAGAGCACGACGCTTAA
- a CDS encoding acyl-CoA dehydrogenase family protein, giving the protein MTGQFALTDDQLAIQEMAQRFTADEITPHAAKWDEEHIFPRETIRKAAELGFGSIYVSEESGGIGLGRLESALIMEAMAYGCPSTSAFISIHNMASWMIDRFGSQAVKDKYLPRLIGMEQIASYCLTEPSSGSDAAALKTKAVKDGDDWLVSGTKQFISGGGENEVYVTMVRTGEDGPKGISCMVIEKNMAGVSFGAQEKKLGWHSQPTAALNLDNVRVPAENMVGGEGEGFRIAMMGLDGGRLNIGACSLGGAQRCLDEAVRYTKERKQFGQALAEFQNTQFTLADMATRLEASRALLYLAAAKVTENAPDKTRFAAMAKRFATDECSAVVNDALQLFGGYGYLRDYPIERFWRDLRVHSILEGTNQIMRMIVGRDLLRQ; this is encoded by the coding sequence ATGACCGGACAGTTCGCCCTTACCGACGACCAGCTCGCCATCCAGGAAATGGCGCAGCGCTTCACCGCCGACGAGATCACGCCCCACGCCGCGAAGTGGGACGAGGAGCACATCTTCCCGCGCGAGACCATCAGGAAGGCGGCCGAACTCGGCTTCGGCTCGATCTACGTCAGCGAGGAATCGGGCGGCATCGGCCTCGGCCGGCTCGAAAGTGCGCTGATCATGGAGGCGATGGCCTACGGCTGCCCTTCGACCAGCGCGTTCATCTCGATCCACAACATGGCCAGCTGGATGATCGACCGCTTCGGCAGCCAGGCGGTCAAGGACAAGTACCTGCCCCGCCTGATCGGCATGGAGCAGATCGCCAGCTATTGCCTGACCGAACCGTCGAGCGGATCGGACGCGGCGGCGCTGAAGACGAAGGCGGTGAAGGACGGCGACGACTGGCTGGTCAGCGGAACCAAGCAGTTCATCTCCGGCGGCGGCGAGAACGAGGTCTACGTGACCATGGTCCGCACGGGCGAGGACGGGCCCAAGGGCATCTCGTGCATGGTCATCGAAAAGAACATGGCAGGCGTCAGCTTCGGCGCGCAGGAGAAGAAGCTCGGCTGGCATTCGCAGCCGACCGCGGCGCTCAACCTCGATAACGTCCGCGTGCCGGCGGAAAACATGGTCGGCGGGGAAGGCGAAGGTTTCCGTATCGCCATGATGGGGCTCGACGGCGGGCGGCTCAACATCGGCGCCTGCTCGCTCGGCGGCGCGCAGCGCTGCCTCGACGAGGCGGTCAGGTACACCAAGGAGCGCAAGCAGTTCGGCCAGGCGCTCGCCGAGTTCCAGAACACCCAATTCACGCTGGCCGACATGGCCACCCGGCTCGAGGCGAGCCGCGCGCTGCTCTACCTCGCCGCCGCCAAGGTCACCGAGAACGCGCCCGACAAGACCCGCTTCGCCGCCATGGCCAAGCGCTTCGCCACCGACGAGTGCTCGGCCGTGGTCAACGACGCGCTGCAACTGTTCGGCGGGTATGGCTACCTGCGAGACTACCCGATCGAGCGCTTCTGGCGCGATCTGCGGGTCCATTCGATCCTGGAGGGCACCAACCAGATCATGCGCATGATCGTCGGCCGGGATCTGTTGCGGCAATGA
- a CDS encoding I78 family peptidase inhibitor gives MKVLAPLSVLALGALSACTTTDVRDAGGTCNLVKGQRFEGQKATTETGHNLLLATGAKTLRWVPPRTAVTMDFRPDRLTVSYDDDMVITKVSCS, from the coding sequence ATGAAAGTGCTTGCCCCTTTGTCCGTCCTGGCCCTCGGAGCGCTGTCCGCCTGCACCACGACGGATGTGCGCGACGCCGGTGGAACGTGCAACCTCGTCAAGGGTCAGCGCTTCGAAGGACAAAAGGCGACCACCGAGACCGGACACAACCTCCTCCTCGCCACCGGCGCGAAGACGCTGCGCTGGGTACCGCCACGCACCGCGGTGACGATGGACTTCCGCCCCGACCGACTGACCGTGAGCTACGACGACGACATGGTCATCACCAAGGTTAGCTGCAGCTGA
- a CDS encoding Rid family hydrolase codes for MSKRTRIPPLSPFEEQAGFTRALRTGNRIVCAGTVGVEEDGSVSPDAGKQADRCFAMIKGYIEELGGTIEDVVRVRMFASDIKDADAITAAFTRALGHVRPTGTLVAVAALYHPSWKVEIEAEAVIGDD; via the coding sequence ATGAGCAAGCGCACCCGCATCCCGCCGCTCTCTCCGTTCGAGGAGCAGGCCGGCTTCACCCGCGCCCTGCGTACCGGCAACCGCATCGTCTGCGCCGGCACCGTCGGCGTCGAGGAGGACGGCTCCGTATCGCCTGACGCCGGCAAGCAGGCCGACAGGTGTTTCGCAATGATCAAGGGCTATATCGAGGAGCTTGGCGGGACGATCGAGGATGTCGTACGCGTGCGCATGTTCGCCAGCGACATAAAGGATGCCGACGCCATCACCGCCGCCTTCACCCGCGCGCTCGGCCATGTTCGGCCAACGGGAACTCTCGTTGCCGTTGCGGCACTTTATCATCCGAGCTGGAAGGTCGAAATCGAGGCCGAAGCGGTTATTGGAGACGATTGA
- a CDS encoding MaoC family dehydratase, whose product MLGTRAKENEMAGLWLEEFEVGQVFDHPLRRTLTETDNLLISALTHNPAPLHLDAEYMKGTEYGRILFNSCFTLALMVGISVNDTTQGTSVANLGWDEVRFPAPLFVGDTVRIETEVLEVRESKSRPDQGIVTFAHRAYNQDGVLCAQCKRASLQRKRPVAM is encoded by the coding sequence GTGTTAGGGACCCGCGCGAAGGAGAACGAAATGGCCGGATTGTGGCTTGAGGAATTCGAGGTCGGACAGGTGTTCGACCACCCGCTGCGGCGCACGCTGACCGAGACCGACAACCTGCTGATCAGCGCGCTGACCCACAACCCGGCGCCGCTGCACCTCGATGCCGAATACATGAAGGGAACCGAATATGGCCGGATCCTGTTCAATTCGTGCTTCACGCTCGCGCTGATGGTGGGGATTAGCGTCAACGACACGACCCAGGGTACGTCGGTCGCTAACCTCGGCTGGGACGAGGTGCGCTTTCCCGCCCCGCTGTTCGTCGGCGACACCGTGCGGATCGAGACCGAAGTGCTCGAGGTGCGCGAAAGCAAGTCGCGGCCCGACCAGGGCATCGTCACCTTCGCCCACCGGGCGTACAATCAGGACGGTGTGCTGTGCGCGCAGTGCAAGCGGGCGAGCTTGCAGCGCAAGCGCCCGGTCGCTATGTAA
- a CDS encoding TauD/TfdA dioxygenase family protein: MPLKVEPILPRFGAVCTGLDLTRKLAADEVKQVTDAMDTWGVTVWPDTRMSDEDHVEFSRNFGYLERVPVRENIRYRLPFRELFDASNLNPEGEITQDPAAIQYRKGDRLWHTDSAFMEKRTSYSLLLAHSVPPEGGETWFADTRSAYDDLPQDMKDFLEDKIGINSLWWSRKQAGADIPDEEIDSRFKARHPLVHVHKGSGRKALFIAAHTMDIEGMEKEAGRHLIRDLIEHCTQPQYTFSHSWKVGDMVIWDNLCSMHRGGEYDYSKYKRDMRRTTVREGTEPHTQDLDDQFSVLFANSPKVVDIQGARVAGR; the protein is encoded by the coding sequence ATGCCGCTGAAAGTCGAACCCATCCTGCCGCGCTTCGGCGCCGTGTGCACCGGTCTCGACCTGACCCGCAAGCTGGCCGCCGACGAGGTGAAGCAGGTCACGGACGCCATGGACACCTGGGGCGTGACGGTCTGGCCCGACACCCGGATGTCGGATGAAGACCACGTCGAGTTCAGCCGCAATTTCGGTTACCTCGAACGCGTCCCGGTGCGCGAGAACATCAGGTACCGCCTGCCGTTCCGCGAGCTGTTCGACGCCAGCAACCTCAATCCCGAAGGCGAGATCACGCAGGACCCGGCGGCAATTCAATACCGCAAGGGCGACCGGCTGTGGCACACCGACAGCGCCTTCATGGAAAAGCGCACCAGCTATTCGCTGCTTCTGGCGCACAGCGTCCCGCCCGAAGGCGGCGAGACCTGGTTCGCCGATACCCGCAGCGCCTACGATGACCTGCCGCAGGACATGAAGGATTTCCTCGAGGACAAAATCGGGATCAATTCGCTGTGGTGGAGCCGCAAGCAGGCCGGGGCGGACATTCCCGACGAGGAAATCGACAGCCGCTTCAAGGCGCGCCACCCGCTGGTCCACGTCCACAAGGGCTCGGGCCGCAAGGCGCTGTTCATTGCCGCGCACACCATGGACATCGAGGGCATGGAGAAGGAGGCGGGGCGCCACCTGATCCGCGACCTTATCGAGCATTGCACCCAGCCGCAGTACACCTTCAGCCACAGCTGGAAGGTCGGCGACATGGTCATTTGGGACAACCTGTGCTCGATGCACCGCGGCGGCGAATACGACTATTCGAAGTACAAGCGCGACATGCGCCGCACCACTGTGCGCGAAGGGACCGAACCGCACACTCAGGACCTCGACGACCAGTTCAGCGTGCTGTTCGCGAACAGCCCGAAGGTGGTCGACATCCAAGGCGCGCGCGTGGCGGGGCGGTAG
- a CDS encoding acyl-CoA dehydrogenase C-terminal domain-containing protein, with product MQVYEPPLRDMRFVLHELFADEPFGKVAANEEFTPDLLDAILEEAGKLAREVLLPLNRSGDEEGCHLENGVVRTPEGFKQAYDTFREGGWCALAADPAWGGQGLPETVNKLVEEMISASNVSFGLYPGLTHGATTAMVDYASEDLKNTYLPKMVEGVWSGTMCLTEAHCGTDLGLLRTKAVPQDDGSYKITGGKIFISAGEHDLTENIIHLVLARLPDAPPGIKGISMFLVPKLLLDDAGNPSKPNNVSVAAIEHKMGIKASATCQLNFDDSTGWLVGTPNKGMQAMFRMMNNERVAVGVQGLGIGEAAYQSAVWYAKDRLQGRSLSGAKYPDKPADPIIVHPDVRRMLMTMRAYNEGSRAVCGWVARALETAEKGTEPEAKQRAEDFVALMTPVVKALFTDLGFESANLAVQVYGGHGYIRESGVEQYVRDARIAQIYEGTNGIQALDLVGRKMGAHNGRYLRSFFHPVGRFIEELKAHEEFGKMGEAFEKAFQALQLATGTIAQKGLADPEEAGAAATEYLRLLGFVAMGYTFGKSAVLAHRKLAEGTDEADFYKAKIVTARFFFDRLLPPASALVLAIKRGKASMMELPAEAF from the coding sequence ATGCAAGTCTACGAGCCCCCCCTGCGCGATATGCGCTTCGTGCTCCACGAGCTGTTTGCCGACGAACCGTTCGGCAAGGTCGCGGCGAACGAGGAATTCACCCCCGACCTGCTCGATGCGATCCTCGAGGAAGCCGGCAAGCTGGCGCGCGAAGTGCTGCTGCCGCTCAACCGCAGCGGCGACGAGGAAGGCTGCCATCTCGAAAACGGCGTCGTGCGCACGCCCGAAGGGTTCAAGCAGGCCTACGACACCTTCCGTGAAGGCGGCTGGTGCGCGCTTGCCGCCGATCCGGCGTGGGGCGGCCAGGGCCTGCCCGAGACGGTCAACAAGCTGGTCGAGGAAATGATCAGCGCCTCGAACGTCTCGTTCGGCCTCTATCCCGGACTGACCCACGGCGCGACGACCGCAATGGTCGACTATGCCAGCGAGGACCTCAAGAACACCTACCTGCCCAAGATGGTCGAGGGCGTGTGGTCGGGCACGATGTGCCTGACCGAGGCGCACTGCGGCACCGATCTCGGCCTGCTGCGCACCAAGGCGGTGCCGCAGGACGACGGCAGCTACAAGATCACCGGCGGGAAGATCTTCATTTCGGCCGGCGAACACGATCTGACCGAAAACATCATCCACCTCGTGCTCGCGCGGCTTCCCGATGCGCCGCCGGGGATCAAGGGCATCTCGATGTTCCTCGTCCCCAAGCTGCTGCTCGACGATGCCGGCAACCCCAGCAAGCCGAACAACGTCTCGGTCGCCGCGATCGAGCACAAGATGGGCATCAAGGCCTCGGCCACCTGCCAGCTCAACTTCGACGACAGCACCGGCTGGCTCGTCGGCACGCCCAACAAGGGCATGCAGGCCATGTTCCGGATGATGAACAACGAACGCGTCGCGGTCGGCGTCCAGGGCCTGGGCATCGGCGAGGCCGCGTATCAGTCGGCGGTGTGGTACGCCAAGGACCGGCTGCAGGGCCGCTCGCTTTCGGGCGCCAAGTACCCCGACAAGCCGGCGGACCCGATCATCGTCCATCCCGACGTGCGGCGCATGCTGATGACCATGCGCGCCTACAACGAGGGCAGCCGCGCGGTCTGCGGCTGGGTCGCCCGTGCGCTGGAAACGGCCGAAAAGGGCACCGAACCCGAGGCCAAGCAGCGCGCCGAGGATTTCGTCGCGCTGATGACGCCGGTCGTGAAGGCGCTGTTCACCGATCTCGGCTTCGAGAGCGCCAACCTCGCGGTGCAGGTCTACGGCGGGCACGGCTACATCCGCGAAAGCGGCGTCGAACAATATGTTCGCGACGCGCGCATCGCGCAAATCTACGAGGGCACCAACGGCATCCAGGCGCTCGACCTCGTCGGCCGCAAGATGGGCGCGCACAACGGGCGCTACCTGCGCAGCTTCTTCCACCCGGTGGGCCGGTTCATCGAAGAGCTCAAGGCGCACGAGGAATTCGGCAAGATGGGCGAGGCGTTCGAAAAGGCCTTCCAGGCGCTGCAGCTCGCGACCGGCACGATCGCCCAGAAGGGCCTCGCCGATCCCGAGGAAGCGGGCGCCGCGGCGACCGAATACCTGCGGCTGCTCGGCTTCGTGGCGATGGGCTACACGTTCGGCAAGTCGGCCGTCCTGGCTCACCGGAAGCTGGCCGAAGGCACCGACGAGGCGGACTTCTACAAGGCCAAGATCGTCACCGCGCGGTTCTTCTTCGACCGCCTGCTGCCTCCGGCAAGCGCGCTGGTGCTGGCGATCAAGCGCGGCAAGGCGAGCATGATGGAGCTTCCGGCCGAGGCGTTTTGA